A window of the Eulemur rufifrons isolate Redbay chromosome 6, OSU_ERuf_1, whole genome shotgun sequence genome harbors these coding sequences:
- the RCE1 gene encoding CAAX prenyl protease 2 isoform X1, translated as MAALGGDGLRLLSVSRPERQPESAALGGPGPGLCCWVSVFSCLSLACSYVGSLYVWKSELPRDHPAVIKRRFTSVLVVSSLSPLCVLLWRELTGIQPGTSLLTLMGFRLEGIFPAALLPLLLTMILFLGPLMQLSMDCPCDLADGLKVVLAPRSWARCLTDMRWLRNQVIAPLTEELVFRACMLPMLAPCTGLGPAVFTCPLFFGVAHFHHIIEQLRFRQSSVGSIFLSAAFQFSYTAVFGAYTAFLFIRTGHLIGPVLCHSFCNYMGFPAVCAALEHPQRRPLLAGYALGVGLFLLLLQPLTDPKLYGSLPLCVLLERTGDSKAPLCS; from the exons ATGGCGGCGCTGGGCGGGGACGGGCTGCGCCTGCTGTCGGTGTCGCGGCCGGAGCGGCAGCCCGAGTCGGCGGCGCTGGGCGGCCCGGGGCCCGGGCTGTGCTGCTGGGTGTCCGtgttctcctgccttagcctcgcCTGCTCCTACGTGGGCAGCCTCTACGTCTGGAAGAGCGAGCTGCCCAG GGACCACCCCGCCGTCATCAAGCGGCGCTTCACCAGTGTCCTGGTGGTGTCCAGTCTCTCGCCCCTCTGCGTGCTGCTCTGGAGGGAACTCACGGGCATCCAG CCAGGCACATCCCTGCTCACCCTGATGGGCTTCAGGCTGGAGGGCATTTTCCCGGCGGcactgctgcccctgctgctgaCCATG ATCCTTTTCCTGGGCCCACTGATGCAGCTTTCTATGGATTGTCCCTGTGACCTGGCAGATGGGTTGAAGGTTGTCCTAG CCCCCCGCTCCTGGGCCCGCTGCCTCACAGACATGCGTTGGCTGCGGAACCAAGTGATCGCACCCCTGACAGAGGAGCTGGTGTTCCGGGCCTGTATGTTGCCCATGTTAGCACCGTGCACGGGCCTGGGCCCTGCTGTGTTCACCTGCCCACTCTTCTTTGGAGTTG CCCATTTTCACCACATTATTGAGCAGCTGCGTTTCCGCCAGAGCAGCGTAGGGAGCATCTTCCTGTCTGCAG CGTTCCAGTTCTCCTACACAGCTGTCTTCGGTGCCTACACTGCTTTCCTCTTCATCCGCACAG gaCACCTGATCGGGCCGGTTCTCTGCCACTCCTTCTGCAATTACATGGGCTTTCCTGCCGTCTGTGCGGCCCTGGAGCACCCGCAGAGGCGGCCCCTGCTGGCAGGCTATGCCCTGGGCGTGGGactcttcctgcttctgctccAGCCCCTCACGGACCCCAAGCTCTATGGCAGCCTTCCCCTTTGTGTGCTTTTGGAGCGGACAGGAGACTCAAAGGCTCCCCTGTGCTCCTGA
- the RCE1 gene encoding CAAX prenyl protease 2 isoform X2 → MGFRLEGIFPAALLPLLLTMILFLGPLMQLSMDCPCDLADGLKVVLAPRSWARCLTDMRWLRNQVIAPLTEELVFRACMLPMLAPCTGLGPAVFTCPLFFGVAHFHHIIEQLRFRQSSVGSIFLSAAFQFSYTAVFGAYTAFLFIRTGHLIGPVLCHSFCNYMGFPAVCAALEHPQRRPLLAGYALGVGLFLLLLQPLTDPKLYGSLPLCVLLERTGDSKAPLCS, encoded by the exons ATGGGCTTCAGGCTGGAGGGCATTTTCCCGGCGGcactgctgcccctgctgctgaCCATG ATCCTTTTCCTGGGCCCACTGATGCAGCTTTCTATGGATTGTCCCTGTGACCTGGCAGATGGGTTGAAGGTTGTCCTAG CCCCCCGCTCCTGGGCCCGCTGCCTCACAGACATGCGTTGGCTGCGGAACCAAGTGATCGCACCCCTGACAGAGGAGCTGGTGTTCCGGGCCTGTATGTTGCCCATGTTAGCACCGTGCACGGGCCTGGGCCCTGCTGTGTTCACCTGCCCACTCTTCTTTGGAGTTG CCCATTTTCACCACATTATTGAGCAGCTGCGTTTCCGCCAGAGCAGCGTAGGGAGCATCTTCCTGTCTGCAG CGTTCCAGTTCTCCTACACAGCTGTCTTCGGTGCCTACACTGCTTTCCTCTTCATCCGCACAG gaCACCTGATCGGGCCGGTTCTCTGCCACTCCTTCTGCAATTACATGGGCTTTCCTGCCGTCTGTGCGGCCCTGGAGCACCCGCAGAGGCGGCCCCTGCTGGCAGGCTATGCCCTGGGCGTGGGactcttcctgcttctgctccAGCCCCTCACGGACCCCAAGCTCTATGGCAGCCTTCCCCTTTGTGTGCTTTTGGAGCGGACAGGAGACTCAAAGGCTCCCCTGTGCTCCTGA